In Zonotrichia leucophrys gambelii isolate GWCS_2022_RI chromosome 8, RI_Zleu_2.0, whole genome shotgun sequence, one genomic interval encodes:
- the SEC16B gene encoding protein transport protein Sec16B gives MEPWAPAHSPQPRERPAARGSWAEGLPSAPAPLRRHLLHAGQSPRPGSWHGRHGPGHPWDEGQHPHGDTRRPASRADSTYPSQSHARQGYEDPHWQYPAAGNSDGYSYQSHQWQPVAWQDDRDVRQGESHGKSYRDQHYYRGYHPNLATGPPGHHRTYNFYEDNYTSTARREGTLSSDSGEADGWSKEPGWCALPPLQPSLLLQYQESGLSSSSHELSQYIRDGADDYSPGMGSWNVGQTGEPSVSTPPPAVPLKFPQLHTALCFGAGGHLVLVCPHHPAERQLPRVELHSLEAILHGTEELEELQAFPGPLAREDLHKVDVMTFCQQKINTGCDLSTQRGRDSSLLWKLLVLLCRQNGSMVGSDAAELLMQDCRRQDRYRRQEPAANLLGMADDEWAQRQPLDLITGELPPVVETQAQIVEKFTKLLYYGRKKEALVWAMRNQLWGHALFLSSKMDPRTYSWVLTGFTSTLATNDPLQTLFQLMSGRIPQAALCCGDATWGDWRPHLAVMLSNKVGDTELNHRAIVTMGDTLASKGAVEAAHFCYLMADVPFGYFGAKADRMALLGSSHRQAFSQFARTEAIQRMEIFEYCQQLRQPESFLLPFQVYKLLYASRLADHGLPAQALQYCELVATALLSRDPAAHPVLARQVVRLAERLKLCDPLLLEMPEQEQALEPDWLEQLRACCQEWEVEDDLPPEVAPAQLELPCAVLPTADEEPGNEIPQSESYQYDQWFEPVPSQGLRPQEDMSLRSPAPAQVVASPLPSVGRDLQPPVLSQETPAPLAGGGAEPPPQPAPPAGEAEEPWGARLSPVEQEESPGRTRTLSDTSTVSLGDSQPSLDSAAEDTAEEQAEPMKPEEDKSSGFRWFGWFRSKPTKETSPKAESDTGSDSPTSGPQERASPSPPIAPLAAGTNPLAQPLSRNPGGMEGESTFAVSSVSAEVKGSWDGRQSSGQQFLSLWSFQAVYRGPLPPVASVPLFNPAQVAQLPARPTQPRLLSRHRYPNPL, from the exons ATGGAGCCCTGGGCCCCTGCCCACTCGCCCCAGCCCCGGGAGAGGCCGGCAGCGCGGGGCTCGTGGGCAGAGGGGCTCCCCagtgccccggccccgctgcggcGGCACCTCCTGCACGCAGGGCAGTCTCCAAGGCCCGGCTCCTGGCACGGGAGGCACGGCCCTGGTCACCCCTGGGATGAGGGACAGCACCCCCACGGTGACACCCGCCGGCCGGCGTCCCGCGCTGACAGCACCTACCCCAGCCAGTCCCACGCCAG GCAGGGCTATGAAGATCCCCACTGGCAGTATCCTGCAGCTGGCAACAGCGATGGCTACTCCTACCAAAGCCACCAGTGGCAGCCAGTGGCATGGCAGGATGACAGAG ACGTGAGGCAGGGAGAGTCTCATGGCAAGAGTTACCGGGACCAGCACTACTACAGGGGCTACCACCCCAACCTGGCCACGGGCCCCCCAGGGCACCACAG GACCTACAACTTCTATGAGGATAATTACACCTCGACTGCCAGGAGGGAAGGAACCCTCAGCAGTGATTCAGGGGAGGCTGATGGCTGGTCCAAAGAG CCAGGTTGGTGTGCTCTCCCTCCcttgcagcccagcctgctcctgcagtaCCAAGAGTCAGgactcagctccagcagccatgAGCTCAGCCAGTACATCCGAGATGGTGCTGATGACTACAGCCCTGGAATGGGGTCCTGGAATGTGGGACAAACAG GGGAGCCCTCGGTGTCCACCCCACCCCCAGCAGTCCCCCTCAAgttcccacagctgcacacagcactgtGCTTTGGAGCTGGGGGCCACCTGGTGCTGGTGTGTCCCCACCACCCTGCTGAGAGACAGCTGCCCCGTGTCGAGCTGCACAGCCTGGAG gcAATCCTTCATGGCAcagaagagctggaggagctgcaagCCTTCCCTGGGCCCCTGGCCAG GGAAGATCTGCACAAGGTGGATGTGATGACCTTTTGCCAGCAGAAGATAAACACAGGCTGTGACCTCTCAACACAGAGGGGCAGAGATTCCTCTCTCCTCTGGAAACTCCTGGTCCTCCTCTGCCGGCAGAACGGG TCCATGGTGGGCTCGGACGCTGCGGAGCTGCTGATGCAGGACTGCAGGCGCCAGGACAGGTACAGGAGGCAGGAGCCTGCAGCCAACCTGCTGGGCATGGCCGATGACGAGTGGGCGCAGCGGCAGCCGCTGGACCTCATCACCGGGGAGCTCCCGCCCGTCGTGGAGACACAGGCACAGATCGTGGAGAAGTTTACCAAGCTCCTCTACTATGGCAGGAAGAAA gaGGCTCTGGTCTGGGCCATGAGAAACCAGCTGTGGGGCCATGCCCTGTTCCTCTCCAGCAAGATGGACCCTCGGACGTACAGCTGGGTCCTCACTGG GTTCACCAGCACACTGGCCACCAACGACCCACTGCAGACCCTCTTCCAGCTGATGTCAGGGAGGATCCCTCAGGCAGCTCTG tgCTGCGGGGATGCCACGTGGGGGGACTGGAGGCCCCacctggctgtgatgctgtcCAACAAGGTTGGAGACACGGAGCTGAACCACAGAGCCATTGTCACCATGGGGGACACTCTGG CCAGCAAGGGAGCAGTGGAAGCAGCTCATTTCTGCTACCTGATGGCAGACGTTCCCTTTGGTTACTTTGGAGCAAAGGCAGATCGCatggccctgctgggcagcagccaccG CCAGGCGTTCTCCCAGTTCGCCCGGACAGAGGCCATCCAGAGGATGGAAATCTTCGAGTACTGCCAGCAGCTGCGACAGCCCGAGTCCTTCCTGCTCCCCTTCCAG GTGTACAAGCTGCTCTACGCCTCCCGCCTGGCTGACCACGGGCTgccagcccaggccctgcagtACTGCGAGCTCGTGGCCACCGCGCTCCTGAGCCGCGACCCCGCCGCGCACCCCGTCCTGGCACGGCAAGTGGTGAGG ctggctgagaGGCTGAAGCTCTGTgaccctctgctcctggagatgccagagcaggagcaggcactggAGCCTGactggctggagcagctccgaGCCTGCTGCCAGGAGTGGGAG GTGGAAGATGATCTTCCTCCAGAGGTGGCAcctgctcagctggagctgccctgtgctgttctACCAACAGCAG ATGAAGAGCCTGGCAATGAGATTCCCCAGAGTGAAAGCTACCAGTATGACCAGTGGTTTGAGCCTGTGCCATCCCAGGGACTGAGGCCCCAGGAGGACATGTCCCTGAGGTCCCCAGCACCTGCTCAGGTGGTGGCATCTCCGCTGCCCAGCGTTGGGAGAGACCTGCAgccccctgtgctcagccaggaGACACCTGCCCCTCTGGCAGGGGGTGGTGCTGAGCCCCCTCCACAGCCAGCGCCGCCAGCAG gagaagctgaggagcCCTGGGGTGCCAGGCTGTCCCCTGTAGAGCAG GAGGAGTCACCAGGCAGGACTCGGACTCTCTCAGACACCTCCACTGTCTCGCTGGGGGACAGCCAGCCCTCCTTGGACAGCGCAGCTGAGGACACTGctgaggagcaggcagagcccatgAAGCCAGAGGAGGACAAG agctctggatTCAGGTGGTTTGGCTGGTTTCGGTCGAAACCCACCAAGGAAACTTCTCCCAAAGCTGAGTCCGACACAGGCTCAGACTCTCCCACATCAGGACCACAG GAGCGAGCATCACCATCCCCACCCATTGCCCCTCTGGCAGCTGGAACAAACCCTTTGGCTCAGCCTCTCTCCAGAAATCCTG GAGGAATGGAGGGTGAAAGCACCTTTGCTGTTAGTTCAGTGTCTGCAGAGGTGAAAGGCTCATGGGATGGAAGGCAGTCATCAGGACAGCAG TTTCTCTCTCTTTGGTCCTTCCAGGCTGTCTACCGTGGACCTCTCCCACCAGTGGCTTCAGTTCCTCTCTTCAACCCTGCCCAGGTCGCTCAG CTTCCTGCCCGTCCCACCCAACCCAGGCTGCTTTCCCGGCATCGCTACCCCAACCCACTGTGA